A stretch of DNA from Acidobacteriota bacterium:
ACGCCTTCGTCCGCCTCGTCGCCGACTTCTGCCACGACCGAAAAGGCCGAGTCGATCTCAAAGGGAGCGAGGATGCTTTCGAGAGGTTCGGGAGTTGACCAATGCGACGTTTTCTTTGGGGGGCCGCAGGATTCGCTTGGGGGGTCGGACATGGATTCCTTACTCTGCTCGTGACGGGCGGCGGGCACGGTAATTTTCTCTGGGTCTCTGTATTCTTGATGGGCTATATGTTCGGGTTGCTAGTTCCTGCCGCGGCCTTTGTTGTTGCAGACACGGGGCCGTTCTGGGCAAAGGTATCAGGCTGGTGCTCAGTGGCCCTGATCTTCGCACTGACTCTGTTGTCTTTGTTTATCTTGAGTCCTGGAGCAATCGAGGACGCCTATTTATCGTGGAGTCGGTCGCCTAGCCTATTCGTGTTTATGTCTGCTTTGCATTTTGTTCCGGTTACATTCTTTGCTATTCGCCTGGCGACTTTTGATTCAAATGGTGACACGGGACATGAGCTTACTCAGCTGGAAAATATCTGAAATGCCCCGTTATCGTCCACTCAAAAAGTCGGTCTTCGAGCCGGGCACCGCCGCCGATGTTGTGGATGATCAGGTATCGTTTGCCGGTAGGGTCGCGGCGGTTGGAGACAAGCCCGATATGGGTCGTGCCGCGTTCGTCGAGGTCCCACGAGACAACATCGCCGGGCTTAAAAGCGGCAGGCGATGTCGTTATCGGCAGCGACTTTCCCTTTCGGCGAAAATAGGCCTGCAGGTTTGGGACGCGTCGGTGGTCGATATTGGTGTCGGGCCCCGTGAGTCCCCACTTCTGCGGATACTCGCGAAAGTTTGCCCGCATGTCTTCGTGCACCTCTTTTTGCAGGTCGACGCCCGCCCGCCGAAAAGCGCGTATCACAACATCGGTACAAGCTCCGGTCTCGGCCGGCACGTCGCCATTCGGGTAGGCGATGCTGAAGTAGTCCTGCGTATATCCGGTCGTGACCTCGAGCTGCTCCTCGGCACTCGCAAGCAGCTTGCGGATCTTTGGGTTTGCGATCTCCGTGATCTCCGGCTCAGATCGTTCGCCCGTGGAAATACTCGGCACCCGCGCGTCGCCGACCTCGGCGCAGGCCGTAAACACGCACGCAGATGCGAGGAACAAGCTGAGAAAGGACACCTTCATGATTCGAATGGCCATCGCGGGTATTTTAACCTCCCGGTCAAGTTTCCGATGAGTTTTTAAGTGAGAACGATGCACAGCAAAGTTTACGCAAATGGCAAGATCGTGGAGCGGGGCGATGCTCCGCTCGCGAGCAGTGCGGGCTTGCTCTACGGCAAGGGCGTTTTTACGACCGTTCGCATCGAGGGCGGGCGGGCGTTTCTCTTTGAAAAACATCTTCGCCGTTTGCAGGCGAATGCACGTGCGATCGGGCTTGCGCCGGTCGATGACGCGGCGATCGAGTCGGCGCTTCAAGAGTTGGTTGCGGCAAATGCGGTCGCGAGCGGCCGGGCCCGTATTACGCTGCTCGATGCGAGCGGGAGCAGCATCTGGGGCGGGAGCGGCAGGGCCGCAACCGAGCTGCACATCATCACCGGCGATTTTCGGCCCGTGTCCGGCGAGATAAGGCTGGGCGTCTCGCCGTTCGCGGTCAACTCCGCATCGCCGCTTGCCGGCATTAAGTCCTGCAATTATCTCGAAAATCTTATCGCCGCCGAGGAAGCCCGCGGCCGCGGTCTCTCAGAGGCCGTCCGCCTCAACGAACGCGGCGAGGTGGTCTCGGGAGCGATGTCGAACATCTTCTGGCTCCGCGAGGGCGAGCTTTTTACGCCGTTGCTTCAGACGGGCTGCCTTCCCGGGACGGTCCGCGAATTGATCATTGAAAACTTGGAGTGCCGAGAGGTTGTGGCCGGGATCGGCGAGCTCGAATCGGCCGAGGCGATATTTCTCACATCCTCGGGCATCGGCATTCGCCCGGTCGCGGAGTTTGCCGGACGCCGTCTCGCCGCGGCAAACCACCCGGTGCTCGAGCTATGGCCCTTTTAAGCGCAAAAACACGAACACCGTCCGGCGGCGTTCGTGCGAGTGAGAACCGGAGTGGGCGGCAATTCGAATTTCGGCCTAGGCCGCTGTTTCGAAAAGTGCGAGGATCTGCTTGCCTTCGGTCGATTGCGGGTGGATCGTGCGGATGTGCTTTTCACCCTGCATTTCCCAAATGGCCGTTACCTCGCCGTCTTTCTCGACCGCCTGGTAATGCACATCTTCGGGGCTGGGCGTTTCTTCCGCGGCCTCGGCTGCCTGTACTGCTTCTTCTGACATCAATTGGAAATTGGTCTCCTGATCTTTGTTTTCTTGATCGACTTGTTTCTTTCGGGCAAACAAGAATCTTCGCACAACTTCGCGAACTATGTCGAGTCATAAACTTACGGTTTACGCTTTGGCGTAAGTTCATAGAACCAAAAGTCGTTGTTCGGCTGGTCTATCTTCAACTCGTCCGGCTTGCCGTTGCGGTCGATCGCAAAGGTTACAAAGCCACGCGGAAAGTTGTATGCGACCGAGGAACGCCAGCGGATCACGAACGTATCGTAGTGCCAGTGCTCGAGGTCAGCAACGAACCGCGGCGAAGGCAGAAACCGCATTACGAGCCTGCCGTTCTCTTCGCTGACGGTGATGTCGCCATAGAGTTTATCGCCATATGTGCCGGCGTAGTCGGCCAGCTTGAGCGTCGGCTTTGTGCCGGCGACGCGGGCCGCATCAACCCGCTTGGTCTCTTCTGCGGCGGCAGCCTTGGCTCTCTGAATGCCGGCAAGTGCTTCGGCGTTATAGTCGCGTTCGGGAGCGTCCGTAAAGATATCGATCATCTTGCTCCGCATTACACGAAAGGCCGGCGACTCGCTGTTCGTCAGGATAACGAATCCCGTGTTGAGTTCGGGTAT
This window harbors:
- a CDS encoding DUF1287 domain-containing protein; translated protein: MKVSFLSLFLASACVFTACAEVGDARVPSISTGERSEPEITEIANPKIRKLLASAEEQLEVTTGYTQDYFSIAYPNGDVPAETGACTDVVIRAFRRAGVDLQKEVHEDMRANFREYPQKWGLTGPDTNIDHRRVPNLQAYFRRKGKSLPITTSPAAFKPGDVVSWDLDERGTTHIGLVSNRRDPTGKRYLIIHNIGGGARLEDRLFEWTITGHFRYFPAE
- a CDS encoding aminotransferase class IV — encoded protein: MHSKVYANGKIVERGDAPLASSAGLLYGKGVFTTVRIEGGRAFLFEKHLRRLQANARAIGLAPVDDAAIESALQELVAANAVASGRARITLLDASGSSIWGGSGRAATELHIITGDFRPVSGEIRLGVSPFAVNSASPLAGIKSCNYLENLIAAEEARGRGLSEAVRLNERGEVVSGAMSNIFWLREGELFTPLLQTGCLPGTVRELIIENLECREVVAGIGELESAEAIFLTSSGIGIRPVAEFAGRRLAAANHPVLELWPF